One segment of Trachemys scripta elegans isolate TJP31775 chromosome 1, CAS_Tse_1.0, whole genome shotgun sequence DNA contains the following:
- the NEK3 gene encoding serine/threonine-protein kinase Nek3 isoform X1 has protein sequence MEEYTVLKVLGEGSFGRALLVFHKSSDQKYAMKEIRLPKSPSDVQSSRKEAILLAKMKHPNIVAYKESFEADGHLYIVMEYCDDGDLMQKIKYQRGKLFPEDTILHWFVQMCLGVKHIHDRRVLHRDIKSKNIFLTQNGKVKLGDFGSARLLTNPMAYACTYVGTPYYVPPEIWENLPYNNKSDIWSLGCILYELCTLKHPFQANSWKHLILKICKGSYNPLPSHYSYELHYLIKQMFKRNPKNRPSASTILARGCLAKLIKNCLPAEMTAEFEQILKETKTHKGDLGRIKAGAVRTGGRSNNGQCGDQSSTGSNSELENITKRLSERTLKQKGTGEEVSSENCEVPPKNANLPSPHRRHWERGVSNTVVNVLENASLLSSSFTAEEDESGCVIKYSEDKPRKQWIKETPHTLMNILKNADISLAFKTYTIYKPASEDLLRGPLSEETKVSDEIDGEGEAIIMDSERLEPRSDEEDTDFEEEDDPDWVSELKMMAKYSD, from the exons ATGGAAGAATACACTGTGTTAAAAGTACTTGGAGAGGGATCCTTTGGGAGAGCTCTTTTAGTTTTTCATAAGAGTAGTGACCAGAAATATGCAATGAAGGAAATAAGACTTCCCAAG TCTCCATCTGATGTACAGAGCTCTAGGAAGGAAGCTATTCTGTTGGCTAAAATGAAACACCCAAATATTGTTGCCTATAAGGAATCATTTGAAG cTGATGGACATCTGTATATAGTGATGGAATACTGTGATGATGGAGATCTAATGCAAAAGATTAAATATCAAAGAGGAAAGTTGTTTCCTGAAGATACG ATACTTCACTGGTTTGTACAGATGTGCTTGGGTGTGAAGCACATTCATGACAGACGTGTGTTGCATAGAGATATCAAGTCCAAG AATATTTTTCTCACTCAAAATGGAAAAGTAAAATTGGGAGATTTTGGATCTGCACGTCTTCTTACAAA TCCAATGGCATATGCTTGTACATATGTAGGAACTCCTTATTACGTACCTCCAGAAATATGGGAAAACTTGCCATACAACAACAAAAG TGATATATGGTCCCTGGGATGCATTTTATATGAGCTCTGTACTCTTAAACATCCA TTTCAAGCCAATAGCTGGAAACATCTCATCCTTAAGATATGTAAAGGATCCTACAATCCACTTCCATCTCATTACTCCTACGAACTTcattatttaataaaacagaTGTTTAAGAGAAATCCCAAGAACCGTCCATCGGCCAGTACTATTCTTGCAAGAGGTTGCTTAGCAAAACTTATCAAAAATTGTTTGCCAGCAGAG ATGACAGCTGAGTTTGAACAAATATTAAAGGAGACAAAGACACACAAAGGTGATTTAGGAAGaataaaag CAGGTGCTGTCAGAACAGGTGGACGTTCTAATAATGGG CAATGTGGAGATCAAAGTAGTACAGGTAGCAATTCAGAACTGGAGAACATTACCAAGCGCTTGAGTGAGAGGACACTGAAGCAAAAGGGCACTGGTGAAGAGG TTTCATCAGAAAACTGTGAAGTCCCCCCAAAGAATGCAAATTTGCCAAGTCCCCACAGAAGACATTGGGAAAGGGGAGTGTCCAATACAGTGGTAAATGTCCTGGAAAATGCATCCTTACTTTCTTCCAGTTTTACagctgaggaggatgaaa GTGGCTGTGTTATAAAATACAGTGAAGATAAACCACGTAAGCAGTGGATCAAAGAAACTCCTCACACCTTGATGAATATTCTCAAGAATGCTGATATCAGCTTAGCATTTAAAACCTACACAATCTATAAACCAG CCTCTGAAGACTTATTGAGAGGTCCACTTTCTGAGGAAACCAAAGTATCTGATGAAATAGATGGTGAAGGTGAAGCCATTATAATGGATTCTGAGAGGCTTGAACCAAGATCTGATGAAGAAGATAC
- the NEK3 gene encoding serine/threonine-protein kinase Nek3 isoform X2, translating into MEEYTVLKVLGEGSFGRALLVFHKSSDQKYAMKEIRLPKSPSDVQSSRKEAILLAKMKHPNIVAYKESFEADGHLYIVMEYCDDGDLMQKIKYQRGKLFPEDTILHWFVQMCLGVKHIHDRRVLHRDIKSKNIFLTQNGKVKLGDFGSARLLTNPMAYACTYVGTPYYVPPEIWENLPYNNKSDIWSLGCILYELCTLKHPFQANSWKHLILKICKGSYNPLPSHYSYELHYLIKQMFKRNPKNRPSASTILARGCLAKLIKNCLPAEMTAEFEQILKETKTHKGDLGRIKGAVRTGGRSNNGQCGDQSSTGSNSELENITKRLSERTLKQKGTGEEVSSENCEVPPKNANLPSPHRRHWERGVSNTVVNVLENASLLSSSFTAEEDESGCVIKYSEDKPRKQWIKETPHTLMNILKNADISLAFKTYTIYKPASEDLLRGPLSEETKVSDEIDGEGEAIIMDSERLEPRSDEEDTDFEEEDDPDWVSELKMMAKYSD; encoded by the exons ATGGAAGAATACACTGTGTTAAAAGTACTTGGAGAGGGATCCTTTGGGAGAGCTCTTTTAGTTTTTCATAAGAGTAGTGACCAGAAATATGCAATGAAGGAAATAAGACTTCCCAAG TCTCCATCTGATGTACAGAGCTCTAGGAAGGAAGCTATTCTGTTGGCTAAAATGAAACACCCAAATATTGTTGCCTATAAGGAATCATTTGAAG cTGATGGACATCTGTATATAGTGATGGAATACTGTGATGATGGAGATCTAATGCAAAAGATTAAATATCAAAGAGGAAAGTTGTTTCCTGAAGATACG ATACTTCACTGGTTTGTACAGATGTGCTTGGGTGTGAAGCACATTCATGACAGACGTGTGTTGCATAGAGATATCAAGTCCAAG AATATTTTTCTCACTCAAAATGGAAAAGTAAAATTGGGAGATTTTGGATCTGCACGTCTTCTTACAAA TCCAATGGCATATGCTTGTACATATGTAGGAACTCCTTATTACGTACCTCCAGAAATATGGGAAAACTTGCCATACAACAACAAAAG TGATATATGGTCCCTGGGATGCATTTTATATGAGCTCTGTACTCTTAAACATCCA TTTCAAGCCAATAGCTGGAAACATCTCATCCTTAAGATATGTAAAGGATCCTACAATCCACTTCCATCTCATTACTCCTACGAACTTcattatttaataaaacagaTGTTTAAGAGAAATCCCAAGAACCGTCCATCGGCCAGTACTATTCTTGCAAGAGGTTGCTTAGCAAAACTTATCAAAAATTGTTTGCCAGCAGAG ATGACAGCTGAGTTTGAACAAATATTAAAGGAGACAAAGACACACAAAGGTGATTTAGGAAGaataaaag GTGCTGTCAGAACAGGTGGACGTTCTAATAATGGG CAATGTGGAGATCAAAGTAGTACAGGTAGCAATTCAGAACTGGAGAACATTACCAAGCGCTTGAGTGAGAGGACACTGAAGCAAAAGGGCACTGGTGAAGAGG TTTCATCAGAAAACTGTGAAGTCCCCCCAAAGAATGCAAATTTGCCAAGTCCCCACAGAAGACATTGGGAAAGGGGAGTGTCCAATACAGTGGTAAATGTCCTGGAAAATGCATCCTTACTTTCTTCCAGTTTTACagctgaggaggatgaaa GTGGCTGTGTTATAAAATACAGTGAAGATAAACCACGTAAGCAGTGGATCAAAGAAACTCCTCACACCTTGATGAATATTCTCAAGAATGCTGATATCAGCTTAGCATTTAAAACCTACACAATCTATAAACCAG CCTCTGAAGACTTATTGAGAGGTCCACTTTCTGAGGAAACCAAAGTATCTGATGAAATAGATGGTGAAGGTGAAGCCATTATAATGGATTCTGAGAGGCTTGAACCAAGATCTGATGAAGAAGATAC